One Streptomyces sp. R28 DNA window includes the following coding sequences:
- a CDS encoding NAD-dependent epimerase/dehydratase family protein translates to MRVLLIGANGYLGRFVADRLLADPAVQLTALGRGDDADVRFDLASGSPGALTRFLDAVHPGVVINCAGATRGGARELTRHNTVAVATVCEALRRSGCGARLVQIGCGAEYGPSQPGSSTAEDAVPRPGGPYGVSKLAATELVLGSGLDAVVLRVFSPAGPGTPAGSPLGRLAEAMRRAMQSGDGELKLTGLGAQRDFIDVRDVARAVHAASLSAAQGVINIGSGRAVRLRDAAAVLARVAGYGGALHELDGPPGPLRPSIGHPRADSDHMAHAAHTGPGAPVAYPDGCGSWQQADVRTARDRLGWRPRINLEESLGDIWMEAACRI, encoded by the coding sequence ATGAGAGTCCTGCTGATCGGAGCCAACGGCTACCTCGGCCGCTTCGTAGCCGACCGCCTCCTCGCCGACCCCGCCGTCCAACTCACGGCACTGGGTCGAGGCGACGACGCCGACGTCCGCTTCGACCTCGCGTCCGGCAGCCCCGGTGCCCTCACCCGCTTCCTCGACGCGGTCCACCCCGGGGTCGTCATCAACTGCGCCGGCGCCACCAGAGGCGGCGCCCGCGAACTCACCCGCCACAACACCGTCGCCGTCGCCACCGTCTGCGAGGCCCTGCGCCGCAGCGGCTGCGGCGCCCGCCTCGTCCAGATCGGCTGCGGCGCCGAGTACGGCCCGAGCCAGCCCGGCTCCTCCACGGCCGAGGACGCCGTCCCCCGCCCCGGCGGCCCGTACGGCGTCAGCAAACTCGCCGCCACAGAACTGGTCCTGGGCTCCGGCCTGGACGCCGTGGTCCTGAGGGTCTTCTCGCCCGCAGGCCCCGGCACCCCCGCCGGCTCTCCCCTCGGCCGCCTGGCCGAGGCCATGCGCCGCGCCATGCAGTCCGGTGACGGCGAGCTCAAACTCACCGGCCTCGGCGCCCAGCGCGACTTCATCGACGTCCGCGACGTGGCCCGCGCCGTCCACGCCGCCTCGCTGTCCGCCGCACAGGGCGTCATCAACATCGGCTCGGGCCGCGCCGTCCGTCTCCGGGACGCCGCCGCCGTCCTCGCCCGGGTCGCTGGATACGGCGGTGCCCTGCACGAACTCGACGGCCCGCCCGGCCCGTTGCGGCCGTCCATCGGCCACCCCCGCGCCGACTCGGACCACATGGCCCACGCGGCGCATACGGGCCCCGGCGCCCCGGTCGCGTACCCGGACGGCTGCGGCAGCTGGCAGCAGGCCGACGTGCGCACCGCACGCGACCGGCTCGGCTGGCGCCCCCGGATCAACCTCGAAGAGTCCCTGGGGGACATCTGGATGGAGGCGGCATGCCGTATCTGA
- a CDS encoding spherulation-specific family 4 protein, whose amino-acid sequence MPYLTGVPPTATSTGLRTGLGIPGYAHPLLAPTEWGALTRPGVPVHWVVLNVADGPGSRPDPHCLETTARLRNVGVRVLGHLDAAHLDTAHIEAAHIKGARGARAFGEVISEAHRYLDWYRVDGFFLDRCPTDRAALPEVRRTVTALRALRDKAHIVLGHGTHPHPGYAECADQLVTFRGSWSDYRWSQVAEWTADYPPDRFCHFVHGVPRPHLDEALRIARWQGAATIYFTDHTDRTDRGGRTDAWGTMPGYWDEIVSRIGTGVSE is encoded by the coding sequence ATGCCGTATCTGACCGGCGTCCCACCGACGGCGACGAGCACCGGCCTCCGCACCGGCCTCGGCATCCCCGGCTACGCACACCCCCTCCTCGCCCCCACCGAGTGGGGCGCACTCACCCGCCCCGGCGTCCCCGTGCACTGGGTGGTCCTGAACGTCGCGGACGGCCCAGGCAGCCGCCCCGACCCGCACTGCCTCGAGACCACCGCAAGGCTCCGCAACGTGGGAGTCCGTGTCCTGGGCCACCTCGACGCCGCTCACCTGGACACGGCGCACATCGAGGCAGCGCACATCAAGGGGGCCCGAGGCGCCCGCGCCTTCGGCGAAGTGATCTCCGAGGCGCATCGCTACCTGGACTGGTACCGGGTCGACGGCTTCTTCCTGGATCGCTGCCCGACCGACCGCGCCGCCCTGCCCGAGGTCCGCCGCACGGTCACCGCGCTCCGCGCGCTGCGTGACAAGGCCCACATCGTCCTGGGCCACGGCACCCACCCTCACCCGGGCTACGCCGAGTGCGCCGACCAGTTGGTCACCTTCCGCGGCTCGTGGAGCGACTACCGCTGGTCACAGGTCGCGGAGTGGACCGCCGACTACCCGCCCGACCGCTTCTGCCACTTCGTCCACGGAGTGCCCCGCCCCCACCTGGACGAGGCACTGCGCATCGCCCGCTGGCAGGGCGCGGCGACCATCTACTTCACCGACCACACGGACCGCACCGATCGTGGCGGCCGCACCGACGCCTGGGGGACCATGCCCGGCTACTGGGACGAAATCGTCTCGCGGATCGGAACAGGTGTCTCGGAATGA
- the moeZ gene encoding adenylyltransferase/sulfurtransferase MoeZ has protein sequence MSLPPLVEPASELTVDEVRRYSRHLIIPDVGMDGQKRLKNAKVLCVGAGGLGSPALMYLAAAGVGTLGIVEFDEVDESNLQRQIIHSQADIGRSKAESARDSVLGINPYVNVILHEERLEADNVMDIFSQYDLIVDGTDNFATRYLVNDACVLLNKPYVWGSIYRFDGQASVFWSEHGPCYRCLYPEPPPPGMVPSCAEGGVLGVLCASIGSIQVNEAIKLLAGIGEPLVGRLMIYDALEMQYRQVKVRKDPNCAVCGENPTVTELIDYEAFCGVVSEEAQEAAAGSTITPKQLKEWIDEGENIEIIDVREINEYEIVSIPGARLIPKNEFLMGTALETLPQDKKIVLHCKTGVRSAEVLAVLKSAGFADAVHVGGGVIGWVNQIEPHKPVY, from the coding sequence GTGTCGCTGCCACCCCTGGTCGAGCCCGCCTCCGAGCTCACCGTAGACGAGGTTCGCAGGTACTCCCGCCACCTGATCATCCCCGATGTGGGGATGGACGGGCAGAAGCGGCTGAAGAACGCCAAGGTGCTCTGTGTGGGCGCCGGCGGCCTGGGCTCGCCGGCGCTGATGTACCTGGCTGCCGCGGGCGTCGGCACGCTCGGCATCGTGGAGTTCGACGAGGTCGACGAGTCGAACCTGCAGCGCCAGATCATCCACAGCCAGGCCGACATCGGCCGCTCCAAGGCCGAGTCCGCGCGCGACTCCGTCCTCGGCATCAACCCGTACGTGAACGTGATCCTTCACGAGGAGCGGCTCGAGGCCGACAACGTGATGGACATCTTCAGCCAGTACGACCTGATCGTCGACGGCACGGACAACTTCGCGACCCGCTACCTGGTCAACGACGCCTGCGTGCTGCTCAACAAGCCGTACGTGTGGGGCTCGATCTACCGCTTCGACGGCCAGGCCTCCGTGTTCTGGTCCGAGCACGGCCCCTGCTACCGCTGCCTCTACCCGGAGCCCCCGCCGCCGGGCATGGTCCCCTCCTGCGCCGAGGGCGGCGTGCTGGGCGTGCTGTGCGCGTCCATCGGATCCATCCAGGTCAACGAGGCGATCAAGCTCCTCGCGGGCATCGGTGAGCCGCTGGTCGGCCGACTGATGATCTACGACGCCCTGGAGATGCAGTACCGCCAGGTCAAGGTCCGTAAGGACCCGAACTGCGCGGTCTGCGGCGAGAACCCGACCGTCACCGAGCTCATCGACTACGAGGCCTTCTGCGGCGTCGTCTCCGAGGAGGCCCAGGAGGCGGCCGCCGGCTCGACGATCACTCCCAAGCAGCTCAAGGAGTGGATCGACGAGGGCGAGAACATCGAGATCATCGATGTCCGTGAGATCAACGAGTACGAGATCGTCTCGATCCCCGGCGCCCGGCTGATCCCGAAGAACGAGTTCCTCATGGGCACCGCCCTGGAGACCCTCCCGCAGGACAAGAAGATCGTCTTGCACTGCAAGACGGGTGTCCGCAGTGCGGAAGTCCTCGCGGTCCTGAAGTCGGCGGGCTTCGCCGACGCCGTGCACGTCGGTGGCGGCGTCATCGGCTGGGTCAACCAGATCGAGCCGCACAAGCCGGTCTACTGA
- a CDS encoding alpha/beta hydrolase: MARFAWWTALTATAALLVTGCSGGSSDGGKSGGKASGASSPATSAGSATPLPSSLTSQTLDWGRCKATGDSPAPGDEWQCARLEAPLDWTKPQGRTIDLALIRTKASGDDRIGSLLLNFGGPGSSGVSTLPWYASSTSELAKRYDLVSWDPRGVGASEGVRCRSDKEIQASESVDITPDTPAEEAAYLRDAADFGKGCQKSEGTLIAHVSSTDTARDMDLMRQVLGDTQMHYFGISYGTELGGVYAHLFPKNVGRLILDAVVDPSADGEGHAENQARGFQRALNNYLKSTGQGAEEGTQKIVDLLKRIDASPLPTSSGRKLTEALALIGIIRPLYSEASWPTLSSALEAAEEQDGSELLALADDYNDRSASGHYSTGNHSQRVISCLDTKQRPTVEETKKLLPRFEKVSPVFGPMLGWDTAGWCHDWPVAGQHDTPEVSARGAAPILLVGNTGDPATPYEGTRKMADELGKGVGVMLTWKGEGHAAYGKGSDCVDSTVNAYLLQGKVPKDGKVCS, from the coding sequence ATGGCGCGATTCGCATGGTGGACGGCCCTGACGGCCACCGCCGCGCTGCTGGTGACGGGCTGCAGCGGCGGCTCGTCCGACGGCGGCAAGTCCGGTGGGAAGGCGAGCGGAGCGAGTTCCCCGGCCACCTCCGCCGGCTCGGCGACGCCACTGCCGTCCTCCCTGACCTCGCAAACGCTCGACTGGGGACGTTGCAAGGCCACCGGGGACTCCCCCGCGCCGGGCGACGAGTGGCAGTGCGCGAGGCTCGAGGCACCGCTCGACTGGACGAAGCCGCAGGGCAGGACGATCGATCTCGCCCTGATCCGCACCAAGGCCAGTGGCGACGACCGCATCGGCTCGCTCCTTCTCAACTTCGGTGGCCCCGGCAGCTCGGGGGTCTCCACGCTGCCGTGGTACGCCTCGTCCACCTCCGAGCTCGCCAAGCGGTACGACCTGGTGAGCTGGGACCCGCGCGGGGTGGGCGCCAGTGAAGGCGTGCGCTGCCGCAGCGACAAGGAGATCCAGGCCTCCGAGTCCGTCGACATCACGCCGGACACCCCGGCCGAGGAGGCGGCTTACCTCCGGGACGCCGCCGACTTCGGCAAGGGCTGCCAGAAGTCCGAGGGGACGCTGATCGCGCATGTGTCCAGCACCGACACCGCCCGCGACATGGATCTGATGCGCCAGGTCCTCGGCGACACACAGATGCACTATTTCGGCATCTCCTACGGCACCGAACTCGGCGGCGTCTACGCCCACTTGTTCCCGAAGAACGTGGGACGGCTGATACTGGACGCGGTCGTCGACCCGAGCGCCGACGGGGAGGGACACGCCGAGAACCAGGCCAGGGGCTTCCAGCGCGCGCTGAACAACTACCTCAAGTCCACCGGCCAGGGCGCCGAAGAGGGCACGCAGAAGATCGTGGACCTGCTGAAGCGGATCGACGCGAGCCCGCTGCCGACGTCGTCCGGGCGGAAACTCACCGAGGCACTGGCGCTCATCGGCATCATCAGGCCGCTGTACAGCGAGGCGAGCTGGCCGACCCTCAGCAGCGCCCTGGAGGCCGCCGAGGAGCAAGACGGCTCGGAACTCCTGGCGCTCGCCGACGACTACAACGATCGCAGCGCCTCGGGGCACTACAGCACGGGAAACCACTCGCAACGCGTCATATCGTGCCTGGACACCAAGCAGCGGCCGACGGTCGAGGAGACGAAGAAGCTGCTGCCGCGGTTCGAGAAGGTCTCGCCCGTGTTCGGTCCCATGCTGGGCTGGGACACGGCCGGCTGGTGCCACGACTGGCCGGTGGCCGGGCAGCACGACACCCCGGAGGTGAGTGCGCGAGGTGCGGCACCGATCCTGCTGGTCGGCAACACCGGGGACCCGGCGACGCCCTACGAGGGCACCCGGAAGATGGCCGACGAACTGGGCAAGGGCGTCGGCGTGATGCTCACCTGGAAGGGCGAGGGCCACGCCGCGTACGGGAAGGGGAGCGACTGCGTCGACTCCACGGTGAACGCGTATCTGCTGCAGGGGAAGGTACCGAAGGACGGCAAGGTCTGCTCATGA
- a CDS encoding alpha/beta hydrolase → MPNPPRMRAAALTATALLVSALLAGCSDDDSGDEDLTAQKLSWKDCPAPSQAQGGGGSPSPLPGGGAWQCATMKAPRDWDEPKGDTIDIELIRVKAEGDANRRIGSLIFNFGGPGGSGVTSLPSFADGYEKLRTRYDLVSFDPRGVGRSEPVRCENDQHLDAYFQQDATPDDAAERTELLDSGKEFNAACEKNSGGMLPHVITTDAARDLDLMRQVLGDDKLHYFGVSYGTELGGVYAHLFPTHVGRAVFDAVVDPTQNPEQNALAQAEGFQLALDNFAEDCTSKTEACPIGDTPQDVKDRIAKLLKDLDSKPIKGVFPRELTQTAATSGIMQALYSKNFWEYLTQGLVQAYDGDGSSLMLLADSSTGRRENGEYSNIIPANVAINCADDKPRYTVEDVERRLPEFRAASNLFGDPLAWSMLSCIDWAVAGAADHPEVSAPGSAPILVVGNTGDPATPYEGAGRMVQALGKGVGVELTYKGQGHGAYNSKNKCVQDAVNGYLLDGKAPAAGTICS, encoded by the coding sequence ATGCCGAACCCTCCCCGGATGCGCGCAGCTGCCCTGACCGCGACGGCGCTGCTGGTGTCCGCCCTGCTGGCGGGCTGCAGCGACGACGACTCCGGGGACGAGGACCTGACGGCCCAAAAGCTGAGCTGGAAGGACTGCCCGGCCCCCTCCCAGGCGCAGGGCGGCGGGGGCAGCCCATCCCCCCTGCCGGGCGGCGGCGCATGGCAGTGCGCCACGATGAAGGCACCGCGCGACTGGGACGAGCCCAAGGGCGACACGATCGACATCGAGCTGATCCGGGTGAAGGCCGAGGGCGACGCGAACCGTCGCATCGGCTCGCTGATCTTCAACTTCGGCGGGCCCGGCGGCTCGGGCGTCACCAGCCTGCCCTCCTTCGCCGACGGCTACGAGAAGCTGCGCACCCGCTACGACCTGGTGAGCTTCGACCCGCGCGGGGTCGGCCGCAGCGAGCCCGTACGGTGCGAGAACGACCAGCACCTCGACGCCTACTTCCAGCAGGACGCGACGCCGGACGACGCCGCCGAGCGGACCGAACTGCTGGACAGCGGCAAGGAGTTCAACGCGGCGTGCGAGAAGAACTCCGGCGGGATGCTGCCGCATGTGATCACCACCGACGCGGCCCGCGACCTGGACCTGATGCGCCAGGTCCTCGGCGACGACAAGCTGCATTACTTCGGCGTCTCCTACGGCACCGAACTCGGCGGCGTCTACGCCCACTTGTTCCCCACACACGTGGGCCGCGCCGTCTTCGACGCGGTCGTCGACCCGACGCAGAACCCCGAGCAGAACGCGCTCGCGCAGGCCGAGGGTTTTCAGCTCGCACTGGACAACTTCGCCGAGGACTGCACGTCGAAGACCGAGGCCTGCCCGATCGGCGACACTCCCCAGGACGTCAAGGACCGCATCGCCAAGCTGCTGAAGGACCTCGACAGCAAACCGATCAAGGGCGTCTTCCCGCGCGAGCTGACCCAGACGGCCGCGACCTCCGGCATCATGCAGGCGCTGTACTCGAAGAACTTCTGGGAGTACCTCACCCAGGGCCTGGTGCAGGCGTACGACGGTGACGGCAGCTCCCTGATGCTGCTGGCCGACTCGAGCACCGGACGCCGTGAGAACGGCGAGTACAGCAACATCATCCCGGCCAACGTGGCCATCAACTGCGCCGATGACAAGCCCCGTTACACAGTCGAGGACGTCGAGCGGAGACTGCCCGAGTTCCGGGCCGCCTCGAACCTGTTCGGCGACCCCCTGGCCTGGTCCATGCTCAGCTGCATCGACTGGGCCGTGGCGGGCGCCGCCGACCATCCCGAGGTCAGCGCCCCCGGCTCGGCGCCGATCCTCGTCGTGGGCAACACGGGCGATCCGGCCACGCCGTACGAGGGCGCAGGGAGGATGGTCCAGGCGCTGGGCAAGGGGGTGGGCGTCGAGCTGACGTACAAGGGGCAGGGGCACGGGGCGTACAACAGCAAGAACAAGTGCGTGCAGGACGCGGTGAACGGTTATCTGCTGGACGGGAAGGCCCCGGCTGCGGGCACCATCTGCTCCTGA
- a CDS encoding lysylphosphatidylglycerol synthase domain-containing protein: MKPQGVHPEDAESTSDASSRPDTANAGKKDPGESDSGKKDEAKKGADTSDAGRKAIEGKVPYDLDEVNVDEVEGDEPLLPARVHRPSDLMRLLVGMLGIALLLAIAAFAHGTTSGLEQDINKGTGQAPDLFSKMAGLVSSIAILLVPVAFAIERLIKRDGLRIADGVLAAVLAHGVTLATDLWVARGAPESIRDALTQPSPGDIGSLTDPVHGYLAPVIAYMTAVGMSRRPRWRTVLWAVLVLYAFSMLVTGYTTPFSILLTLLIGWTVAYGTLYAVGSPNVRPTGRTLMAGLRHVGFRPVSAAREETSDTQETGDRGRRYFVTLEDGPPLDVTVVDREQQAQGFFYRAWRNLTLRGFATRSSLQSLRQALEQEALLAYAAIAAGANAPKLIATSELGPDAVMLVYEHTGGHTLDSLSDDEITDDLLRGTWLQVKALQSRRIAHRRLVGDAILVDRSGKVIITDLRIGEIAANNLLLRMDISQLLVTLGLRVGAERGVASAVSVLGPDAVADCLPMLQPIALSRSTRATLRRLARERAQREREAVLEASRLAKHARSEEATGDTGAALDKPDKKTVRAQARAEKRAIDEALDEAREEDLLTQIRHEVLLIRPQAPVEPARLERVRPRTLISFIAGAIAAYFLLTQLTHIEFGPLIANAQWGWVAAAVLFSACSYFAAAMALLGFVPERVPFRRTVAAQVAGSFVKIVAPAAVGGVALNTRFLQRAGVRPGLAVASVGASQLFGLGCHILMLLSFGYLTGTEKTPSLSPSRTVIAGLLTVAVLVLVVTSVPFLRKFVVTRVRSLFAGVVPRMLDVLQRPQKLVTGIGGMLLLTACFVMCLDASIRAFGSAGTSLSIASVAVVFLAGNALGSAAPTPGGVGAVDVTLTVGLIAVGLPSEVAAPSVLLFRMLTLWLPVLPGWLAFNHLTRKGAL, from the coding sequence ATGAAGCCACAGGGTGTGCACCCGGAGGATGCGGAGAGCACCTCTGACGCTTCGTCGCGCCCGGACACCGCGAACGCCGGCAAGAAGGACCCCGGCGAGAGCGACAGCGGCAAGAAGGACGAGGCCAAGAAGGGCGCGGACACGAGCGACGCCGGCCGCAAGGCCATCGAGGGGAAGGTGCCGTACGACCTGGACGAGGTGAACGTCGACGAGGTCGAGGGCGACGAACCGCTACTCCCCGCGCGCGTGCACCGTCCGTCCGACCTCATGCGACTACTCGTGGGCATGCTGGGCATCGCCCTGCTGCTCGCGATCGCCGCGTTCGCGCACGGCACCACTTCAGGACTTGAGCAGGACATCAACAAAGGCACCGGCCAGGCGCCCGACCTGTTCAGCAAGATGGCCGGGCTGGTGTCCAGCATCGCGATCCTCCTGGTGCCCGTCGCCTTCGCGATCGAGCGGCTGATCAAGCGGGACGGTCTGCGTATCGCCGACGGCGTCCTCGCGGCCGTCCTCGCGCACGGGGTGACGCTCGCCACCGACCTGTGGGTCGCGCGGGGCGCCCCCGAGTCCATCCGGGACGCGCTCACCCAGCCGTCGCCCGGCGACATCGGCTCCCTCACCGACCCGGTGCACGGCTATCTCGCGCCGGTCATCGCCTACATGACAGCCGTGGGCATGTCCCGCAGACCCCGCTGGCGGACGGTCCTGTGGGCGGTCCTGGTCCTGTACGCCTTCTCCATGCTGGTCACCGGCTACACCACGCCGTTCTCGATCCTCCTGACGCTGCTGATCGGCTGGACCGTCGCCTACGGCACGCTGTACGCGGTCGGCTCGCCCAATGTCCGTCCCACCGGACGGACCCTGATGGCGGGCCTCAGGCACGTCGGATTCCGCCCGGTGAGCGCGGCACGCGAGGAGACCTCCGACACACAGGAGACCGGCGACCGCGGACGGCGCTACTTCGTCACCCTCGAGGACGGTCCGCCGCTGGATGTGACGGTGGTCGACCGGGAGCAGCAGGCGCAGGGGTTCTTCTATCGCGCGTGGCGCAATCTGACGCTGCGCGGCTTCGCCACCCGAAGCAGTCTCCAGTCGCTGCGCCAGGCCTTGGAGCAGGAGGCACTGCTCGCCTACGCGGCCATCGCGGCGGGTGCCAACGCGCCCAAGCTGATCGCGACCTCCGAGCTCGGCCCGGACGCCGTGATGCTGGTGTACGAGCACACCGGCGGCCACACCCTGGACTCGCTCTCGGACGACGAGATCACCGACGACCTGCTGCGCGGCACCTGGCTCCAGGTCAAGGCCCTGCAGTCCCGGCGTATCGCGCACCGCAGGCTGGTGGGTGACGCGATCCTGGTGGATCGTTCCGGCAAAGTGATCATCACCGACCTTCGCATCGGCGAGATCGCGGCCAACAATCTGCTGCTGCGCATGGACATCTCCCAGCTGCTGGTGACGCTCGGCCTCCGGGTGGGCGCCGAGCGCGGGGTGGCCTCGGCGGTGAGTGTGCTCGGCCCCGATGCCGTCGCCGACTGTCTGCCGATGCTGCAGCCCATCGCACTGAGCCGCTCCACGCGCGCGACACTGCGCAGACTCGCCCGGGAGCGGGCCCAGCGCGAGCGCGAGGCGGTGCTGGAGGCGTCCCGGCTCGCCAAGCACGCCCGCAGCGAGGAAGCCACGGGAGACACAGGGGCGGCACTGGACAAGCCGGACAAGAAGACCGTACGGGCGCAGGCGCGGGCCGAGAAGCGGGCCATCGACGAGGCCCTGGACGAGGCCCGCGAGGAGGATCTGCTCACGCAGATCCGCCACGAGGTGCTGCTGATCAGGCCGCAGGCACCGGTCGAGCCGGCCCGCCTGGAGCGGGTGCGGCCGCGCACGCTGATCAGTTTCATCGCCGGTGCCATCGCCGCGTACTTCCTGCTGACGCAGCTCACGCACATCGAGTTCGGCCCGCTCATCGCCAACGCCCAGTGGGGCTGGGTGGCCGCGGCCGTGCTGTTCTCTGCGTGCAGCTACTTCGCGGCGGCGATGGCACTGCTGGGCTTTGTGCCCGAGCGGGTGCCGTTCCGGCGGACGGTGGCGGCCCAGGTCGCCGGGTCGTTCGTGAAGATCGTCGCGCCGGCCGCGGTCGGCGGTGTCGCCCTCAACACGCGCTTCCTGCAGCGCGCGGGAGTGCGGCCGGGGCTTGCGGTGGCAAGTGTCGGCGCGTCACAGCTGTTCGGGCTCGGCTGCCACATCCTGATGCTGCTGTCCTTCGGCTATCTGACCGGCACCGAGAAGACGCCGTCGCTGTCGCCCTCCCGGACGGTCATCGCGGGTCTGCTGACGGTGGCGGTGCTGGTGCTCGTGGTGACCTCGGTGCCCTTCCTGCGAAAGTTCGTCGTCACGCGCGTGAGGTCGCTGTTCGCGGGTGTCGTGCCGCGCATGCTCGATGTGCTCCAGCGGCCGCAGAAGCTGGTCACGGGCATCGGCGGCATGCTGCTGCTGACCGCCTGCTTCGTGATGTGCCTGGACGCGTCGATCCGGGCGTTCGGCAGCGCGGGGACCTCCCTCAGCATCGCCAGCGTGGCCGTCGTCTTCCTCGCGGGCAACGCGCTCGGCTCAGCGGCCCCGACCCCGGGCGGCGTGGGCGCCGTGGACGTGACCCTGACCGTCGGTCTGATCGCCGTAGGCCTGCCCAGCGAGGTCGCCGCGCCCTCAGTGCTGCTCTTCCGGATGCTGACGCTGTGGCTGCCGGTACTGCCGGGCTGGCTGGCCTTCAACCACCTGACGCGCAAGGGCGCGCTGTAG
- a CDS encoding MGMT family protein — protein sequence MSEESLPHDARLEYDDAHPEPSDAHLEPTDALPEYAERVLEVAELIPPGRVMTYGDVAEWLEEGGPRQVGRVMALYGGAVPWWRVVRADGVLLPGHELRALGHYRTEATPLKEASRAAEGHLPRLDMRRARWDGGERAQGHT from the coding sequence ATGAGCGAGGAGAGCCTTCCGCACGACGCCCGCCTGGAGTACGACGACGCCCACCCGGAACCCTCGGACGCCCACCTGGAGCCCACGGACGCGCTGCCGGAGTACGCCGAGCGCGTCCTTGAGGTCGCCGAGCTGATTCCGCCGGGCCGCGTCATGACGTACGGGGACGTCGCGGAGTGGCTGGAGGAGGGCGGGCCCCGGCAGGTCGGCCGGGTGATGGCCCTCTACGGGGGAGCCGTGCCGTGGTGGCGGGTGGTCCGCGCGGACGGGGTCCTGCTGCCGGGCCACGAGCTGAGAGCGCTGGGGCACTACCGCACGGAGGCCACGCCCTTGAAGGAGGCGAGCAGGGCCGCCGAGGGCCACCTGCCGCGCCTCGATATGAGGCGGGCGCGCTGGGACGGCGGCGAACGCGCACAGGGTCACACCTGA